A single genomic interval of Bacteroidota bacterium harbors:
- a CDS encoding DUF885 domain-containing protein, which produces MSAESLKANQFFDRCFDAELSRNPEHQTYLGIKTDYSKWRDHSDAYDQKELEIAKLELDSLRKSIDFDKLDDQTRISYKYFQYELQEEIDNYKWRFHNYPLNQMDGFHSSVPAFLINMHSIESLSDAEAYISRLNVMDTLFNQYIDGLKIRDSLHIIPPQFVFPLIEADMVRMTKGQPMENSSSLNPLFEDFISKIKTAKIPSGQKYELTNKCRAALKNVVKPAYEKLLAYTRELEKKATTIDGAWKWPEGDRFYAYALHSTTTTDLKPEEVFLIGESEVTRIHTEMRKIMKDLGWRKDNLHEFFAFMRKDPQFYFANTKEGRQKYKDLATGIIDTMREKLDLIFKTKPKAAIVVKAVEPFREQSVGGAFYEDPSQDGKRPGTYYINLYNMSDQPIYQAEALAYHEGIPGHHMQIAIAQELQDLPKFRTHGGNVAYVEGWALYAELLPKEYGFYKNPYSDFGRLANEVFRAARLVVDVGIHYKKWTRQQAFEYFIKNTPNPEGDCKKEIDRYIVWPSQATGYKIGMMKILELREYARKSLGEKYDIREFHDVILTNGSLPLSLLTENVRSWVELKKSSK; this is translated from the coding sequence ATCAGTGCGGAAAGTTTAAAAGCGAATCAGTTTTTTGACCGTTGCTTTGACGCGGAACTCAGCAGAAATCCGGAACACCAAACTTACCTTGGAATAAAGACAGATTATAGTAAATGGAGAGACCATAGCGATGCATACGATCAGAAAGAATTGGAAATTGCAAAGTTGGAGTTGGATAGCCTGAGGAAAAGTATTGATTTTGATAAACTCGATGATCAAACAAGGATTAGTTACAAATATTTTCAATACGAACTTCAGGAAGAAATCGATAATTATAAGTGGAGATTTCATAATTATCCTTTGAACCAAATGGACGGATTCCATTCATCCGTTCCTGCTTTTCTGATCAACATGCATTCGATTGAATCGCTTTCGGATGCCGAAGCTTACATCAGCAGGCTGAATGTAATGGACACACTTTTTAATCAGTATATCGATGGATTGAAAATTCGCGATAGTCTGCACATCATTCCTCCTCAATTCGTTTTCCCGCTAATTGAAGCGGACATGGTAAGGATGACCAAAGGACAGCCGATGGAGAACTCTTCATCACTAAATCCTTTGTTTGAAGACTTTATTTCCAAAATTAAAACAGCGAAAATTCCATCCGGCCAGAAATATGAGCTGACTAATAAATGCAGGGCCGCATTGAAAAATGTTGTAAAACCTGCTTACGAGAAATTACTTGCCTACACCAGGGAACTTGAGAAAAAAGCGACCACTATTGATGGAGCATGGAAATGGCCGGAAGGAGATAGGTTTTATGCTTATGCATTACACAGCACAACTACAACTGATCTAAAACCGGAAGAAGTGTTCCTGATAGGTGAATCAGAGGTAACACGGATTCATACAGAGATGCGTAAAATCATGAAGGATCTCGGTTGGAGGAAGGATAACCTGCATGAGTTCTTCGCTTTCATGAGGAAAGACCCGCAGTTCTATTTTGCAAATACCAAAGAAGGTCGTCAGAAGTACAAAGACCTCGCTACAGGTATCATCGATACCATGCGTGAAAAACTAGATCTGATTTTCAAAACCAAACCGAAAGCCGCAATTGTAGTGAAGGCGGTTGAACCGTTCCGTGAACAATCTGTTGGCGGTGCATTCTACGAAGATCCTTCGCAGGATGGAAAAAGGCCCGGAACTTATTACATTAATTTATACAACATGAGTGATCAGCCGATCTACCAGGCTGAAGCATTAGCTTACCATGAAGGCATTCCTGGTCATCACATGCAAATTGCCATAGCCCAGGAATTACAGGATTTGCCCAAGTTTCGTACACATGGGGGAAATGTCGCTTATGTCGAAGGCTGGGCGCTGTATGCGGAATTGTTACCAAAAGAATATGGCTTCTATAAAAATCCTTATTCAGACTTTGGCCGTCTTGCCAACGAAGTATTTCGGGCTGCCCGACTTGTAGTTGATGTAGGTATCCATTATAAAAAATGGACCCGCCAGCAGGCTTTTGAATATTTTATTAAAAACACACCGAACCCTGAAGGAGATTGTAAAAAAGAAATTGATCGTTATATCGTTTGGCCCTCTCAGGCTACAGGATACAAAATCGGCATGATGAAAATTCTTGAACTGAGGGAATATGCGCGCAAGAGCTTAGGTGAAAAATATGATATCAGGGAATTTCATGATGTTATTCTCACCAATGGTTCTTTGCCTTTATCACTTTTAACGGAAAATGTGCGCTCCTGGGTGGAACTTAAAAAGTCATCCAAATAA
- a CDS encoding M1 family metallopeptidase encodes MTRSFRTLNLLLIIVLAACQNNPSNTMQTETTPAAVIVKDPHTFAHPDEAVIKHLDLDLQVDFEKKILTGTARIEFERKKEISQLILDTRDLTIQKVLMNDAEKPLAFQLGDTVPYLGRALVVNLTPETKFITIYYSTSPSAAALQWLTPEQTAGKKSPFLFTQSQAILARTWAPVQDSPGIRFTYSATVHVPSGLMAVMSAENPQQKSADGVYHFKMPQPIPAYLLALAVGDFVFKPLDKRTGVYAEPVTVDKAAWEFVDLPKMVDAAEKLYGPYAWGQYDVIVLPPSFPFGGMENPRVTFATPTILAGDRSLTTLIAHELAHSWSGNLVTNATWNDFWMNEGFTVYFENRIMESLYGKDVSDMQSLLGFEDLKETIAEFGDTSADTHLKLNLEGRDPDDGMNDVAYEKGHFLLLLMEQTVGREKFDAFLNKHFSSHAFQTISTEQFIEEYNRDLIGNDTASAKKIDIDRWVYGPGIPDNCPKIHSVLFEEVSKQVDAWKKGASASSLQTKKYTTNEWIRFLRYLPSTLSENQMKELDETFHFSKTGNSEILFCWLELVIANKYTKNYPALKEFLFQVGRRKFVKPLYAALAKSPEGKILAKEIYSTARPNYHPITQATIDELLN; translated from the coding sequence ATGACCCGATCCTTCAGAACTCTGAATCTGCTGCTGATAATAGTGTTAGCAGCATGTCAAAATAATCCTTCCAATACCATGCAAACTGAAACAACACCCGCAGCAGTGATTGTAAAAGATCCGCACACTTTCGCCCATCCGGATGAAGCAGTGATCAAACATCTTGATCTTGATCTCCAGGTTGATTTTGAGAAAAAAATTCTAACCGGTACTGCACGCATAGAATTCGAAAGAAAAAAGGAAATAAGTCAGTTGATTCTCGATACCCGCGATCTCACAATTCAAAAGGTATTGATGAATGACGCCGAAAAACCGCTTGCCTTTCAGCTTGGAGATACGGTTCCATATCTGGGCAGAGCCCTGGTCGTGAATCTTACTCCCGAAACAAAATTTATTACTATTTACTATTCAACCTCCCCTTCCGCCGCGGCATTGCAATGGCTCACACCGGAACAAACTGCCGGAAAAAAATCACCATTCCTTTTCACACAGTCGCAAGCAATTCTCGCCCGTACCTGGGCACCGGTGCAGGATAGTCCGGGGATACGATTCACCTATTCCGCAACAGTACATGTGCCGTCCGGTTTAATGGCGGTGATGAGCGCGGAAAATCCACAACAGAAATCTGCTGATGGTGTCTACCATTTCAAAATGCCACAACCGATTCCGGCTTATTTGCTGGCACTGGCTGTGGGTGATTTTGTTTTCAAACCGCTGGATAAAAGAACCGGTGTTTATGCCGAACCTGTGACCGTTGACAAAGCCGCTTGGGAATTTGTTGATCTTCCAAAAATGGTGGATGCCGCTGAAAAATTATACGGGCCTTATGCCTGGGGACAATACGATGTGATTGTACTTCCTCCCAGTTTTCCATTTGGTGGTATGGAGAATCCACGTGTTACTTTCGCGACACCGACAATACTCGCAGGAGACCGTTCGCTTACAACACTGATTGCTCATGAACTTGCACATTCCTGGAGCGGAAATCTTGTCACCAATGCGACATGGAATGATTTCTGGATGAATGAAGGTTTCACCGTCTATTTTGAAAACCGCATCATGGAATCGCTTTACGGTAAAGACGTTTCCGATATGCAAAGTCTGCTTGGTTTTGAAGACCTGAAAGAAACAATAGCCGAATTTGGTGACACAAGCGCTGATACGCATCTGAAATTAAATCTCGAAGGACGTGATCCGGATGACGGAATGAATGATGTAGCGTATGAAAAAGGTCATTTCCTACTCCTGTTGATGGAGCAAACTGTCGGCCGCGAAAAATTTGACGCATTCCTGAACAAACATTTCAGTAGTCATGCTTTTCAAACGATCAGCACCGAACAATTTATTGAGGAATACAATCGTGATCTGATCGGGAACGATACAGCCAGCGCGAAAAAAATAGACATCGACAGATGGGTGTACGGTCCGGGTATTCCGGATAATTGTCCGAAAATTCATTCCGTACTTTTTGAAGAAGTGTCAAAACAGGTGGACGCCTGGAAAAAAGGAGCTTCGGCATCTTCGCTGCAGACAAAAAAATATACTACCAACGAATGGATTCGTTTCCTTCGCTATCTCCCTTCTACTCTGAGTGAAAACCAAATGAAAGAGCTGGACGAGACATTTCATTTCAGCAAAACAGGTAATTCAGAAATACTTTTCTGCTGGCTCGAGCTGGTAATCGCGAATAAATACACAAAGAATTATCCTGCTTTAAAGGAGTTTTTATTTCAGGTTGGAAGACGCAAATTTGTCAAACCGTTATATGCAGCGCTGGCTAAAAGTCCGGAAGGAAAAATTCTCGCGAAAGAAATTTATTCCACAGCCCGACCGAACTACCATCCGATTACGCAGGCAACGATTGATGAATTGTTAAACTAA
- a CDS encoding T9SS type A sorting domain-containing protein, with protein sequence MKTKLYQLLLFLPLFSGAQSNQDVVRSNEKDKVPVSSDRTNSVQEEVIGFTYYDLQWIGSSPTRVVNNFDGTISACCTFSPNANANYPDRHVWYTYYDGFSWVFDTSVSAGPALYPALAVTPLYQEMIFLETDSGIVMKHRPVKGIGPWSLDTNSFGVFPTYDAQPRVATGGSNQQTVHAIWSGGGNNPAPFAGQTYPIVYSRSTDGGLTWLVSRLVLPALDASHYLGFNPGSYSIDCKDNIVAIAYGDPKTDVGLLKSTDGGNTWTSTIVHSFPIPFYDQTTMITDTNSDAIADTLDSNGGDPFVLIDNSGVCHVWYSRLKVVCSQPGTQPGEGLLVDHYSDGLCYWKDTWFPNSPVQIAAAQDLNGNQRIDYPFDPTCSLPFGNYDGGLTQYPTASVDASNVLYVAYQSIAELADTADWKQAHRHIFSFSSADNGQTWGSAVDLVPDMNAGGYGEFQEAVFPSMARVSAVQNPTVVYQRDIAPGTSFAEPGTCDQVNNNLSSSDLVVVQATVFAEIESIKSKTSDNLRAYPNPSNSLMHFEFSNVLNENVTLTLRNNLGHLIMEKSFKANTSDFTLDISNLPPGIYTCTALGNELQLVKKIIVVN encoded by the coding sequence ATGAAAACAAAACTCTACCAGCTGCTACTGTTTTTACCATTATTCTCCGGCGCTCAGTCAAATCAGGATGTTGTTCGATCGAATGAAAAAGACAAGGTTCCAGTTAGTTCGGATCGTACGAATAGCGTACAGGAAGAAGTGATTGGCTTTACTTATTATGATTTGCAATGGATTGGTTCGAGTCCGACACGGGTGGTAAATAATTTCGATGGAACTATTTCAGCTTGTTGCACTTTCAGTCCAAACGCGAATGCGAATTATCCTGATCGTCACGTATGGTATACTTATTATGATGGATTCTCCTGGGTATTCGATACGAGTGTCAGTGCTGGTCCTGCACTTTATCCTGCCCTTGCAGTGACACCATTGTACCAGGAAATGATTTTTCTAGAAACAGATTCGGGTATTGTGATGAAACACCGCCCGGTGAAAGGTATCGGACCGTGGTCTTTGGATACAAATTCTTTTGGTGTTTTTCCTACCTACGATGCGCAACCACGAGTGGCAACCGGCGGATCGAATCAGCAAACGGTTCATGCTATCTGGAGTGGAGGAGGAAATAATCCAGCCCCTTTTGCAGGGCAAACTTATCCGATTGTGTATTCCCGGTCAACGGATGGAGGGCTAACATGGCTCGTTTCCCGTTTGGTGCTGCCTGCACTCGATGCTTCTCATTACCTGGGATTTAATCCGGGTTCATATTCCATTGATTGCAAAGACAACATTGTCGCGATTGCTTATGGTGATCCTAAAACGGATGTTGGATTGCTGAAATCAACTGACGGCGGAAATACATGGACCTCCACCATTGTTCATTCATTTCCTATTCCGTTTTATGATCAGACTACAATGATCACGGATACCAATTCAGATGCAATCGCGGATACTCTGGATTCCAACGGTGGAGATCCCTTTGTATTGATTGATAATTCCGGTGTTTGTCATGTCTGGTATTCACGACTCAAAGTAGTTTGTTCCCAACCCGGAACACAGCCCGGAGAAGGATTATTGGTGGATCATTATTCAGATGGATTGTGTTATTGGAAAGACACCTGGTTTCCGAATTCCCCGGTCCAAATTGCCGCTGCTCAGGATTTGAACGGAAATCAAAGAATTGATTATCCTTTTGATCCTACATGTTCTTTGCCTTTTGGTAATTATGATGGCGGACTCACTCAGTATCCAACAGCAAGTGTAGATGCTTCAAATGTTTTGTACGTTGCTTACCAGTCCATCGCAGAACTCGCTGATACAGCTGATTGGAAGCAGGCCCACCGTCATATTTTCAGCTTCTCTTCGGCGGACAATGGACAAACATGGGGTTCTGCCGTAGATCTTGTGCCTGATATGAATGCAGGTGGTTATGGTGAATTTCAGGAAGCTGTATTTCCATCTATGGCTCGTGTCTCAGCCGTACAAAATCCAACTGTCGTTTATCAGCGTGACATCGCGCCTGGAACATCTTTCGCCGAACCGGGAACCTGTGATCAGGTAAACAATAATTTATCTTCCAGTGATCTTGTAGTTGTGCAGGCAACCGTATTTGCAGAAATAGAAAGTATAAAATCAAAGACAAGTGATAATCTCAGGGCATACCCGAATCCCTCCAATTCATTGATGCATTTTGAATTTTCAAATGTGCTAAATGAAAATGTAACCTTGACCTTGAGAAATAATCTCGGGCATTTGATAATGGAAAAATCTTTCAAAGCAAACACCAGCGATTTCACTTTGGATATCTCAAATTTACCTCCAGGTATATACACCTGTACTGCTTTGGGAAATGAATTGCAATTGGTGAAAAAAATTATAGTGGTTAACTGA
- a CDS encoding SPFH domain-containing protein: MIFSIPLILLIIAVLLVFMGFVTVQQGTIAVITMFGKYRRIMLPGLNIKIPLIEQVHRRVSIQNRSVELEFQAITIDQANVYFKAMLLYSVIDNDEKNIINVAFKFFDDKNFMQALIRTIEGSIRGYVATKKQAEILGLRKDITDHVKEQIDITLEDWGYHLKDLQLNDITFDDVIMKSMSQVVASNNLKAAAENEGQALLITKTKAAEAEGNAIKISAAAEREAAQMRGQGVALFRQEVAKGMTEAAKELQQANLDTSVILFSMWTEAVKNFGESGKGNVIFLDGSPDGMQKTMKQMMAMNTLQDGKG, encoded by the coding sequence ATGATATTCTCTATTCCCCTCATCCTTCTGATCATTGCAGTACTACTTGTGTTCATGGGCTTCGTTACTGTTCAACAGGGAACGATTGCCGTGATTACAATGTTTGGAAAATACCGGCGCATCATGTTGCCGGGACTGAACATCAAAATACCTCTGATTGAACAGGTACATCGTCGTGTTTCCATCCAGAACCGTTCTGTGGAACTGGAATTCCAGGCCATTACCATTGACCAGGCAAATGTTTATTTCAAAGCCATGTTGCTTTATTCTGTAATCGATAATGATGAAAAAAACATCATCAATGTAGCTTTCAAATTTTTTGATGATAAAAATTTCATGCAGGCATTGATACGTACGATTGAAGGATCCATTCGTGGTTATGTCGCGACGAAAAAGCAGGCTGAAATTCTCGGTTTGCGTAAGGATATCACCGATCACGTGAAAGAGCAAATTGACATTACTCTTGAAGACTGGGGTTATCACCTGAAAGATCTTCAGTTGAATGATATCACTTTCGACGATGTAATCATGAAATCCATGAGCCAGGTTGTGGCATCCAACAACCTGAAAGCTGCCGCGGAAAACGAAGGTCAGGCTTTGCTGATCACAAAAACAAAAGCTGCAGAGGCGGAAGGTAACGCGATTAAAATCTCCGCTGCCGCAGAACGTGAAGCTGCACAGATGCGCGGACAAGGTGTGGCATTGTTCCGTCAGGAAGTCGCGAAAGGTATGACTGAAGCCGCGAAAGAATTACAACAGGCGAATCTTGACACATCAGTTATACTTTTCAGCATGTGGACAGAAGCTGTTAAAAATTTCGGAGAATCCGGAAAAGGAAATGTCATATTCCTGGATGGTTCGCCTGATGGCATGCAAAAGACCATGAAGCAAATGATGGCGATGAATACTTTGCAGGACGGAAAAGGATAA
- a CDS encoding succinate dehydrogenase/fumarate reductase iron-sulfur subunit, whose translation MGDTINLKLKIWRQKNAKENGRFEIYDMPGVNTHMSFLEMLDVLNDRLVREGKDPVAFDHDCREGICGMCSMYINGRAHGMLKGTTTCQLHMRHFHDGETVTIEPWRATAFPVIRDLVVDRTGFEKIMQAGGYISVSTGNAPDANGLPIEKAKADEAFDAAACIGCGACVASCKNASAMLFLSAKVSQFALLPQGQPERRERVLRMVAAHDEAGFGSCTNTGACESECPKGISISHIARLNREYLFASLTKE comes from the coding sequence ATGGGAGACACTATCAACCTCAAACTCAAAATCTGGCGTCAGAAGAATGCAAAAGAAAACGGACGCTTTGAAATATATGACATGCCGGGAGTGAATACGCACATGTCATTCCTTGAAATGCTGGACGTACTCAACGACCGTTTGGTTCGTGAAGGAAAAGATCCTGTCGCATTTGACCACGATTGCCGCGAGGGAATCTGCGGAATGTGTTCGATGTACATCAATGGTCGCGCGCATGGTATGTTGAAAGGAACAACTACCTGTCAGCTCCACATGCGTCATTTCCACGATGGCGAAACCGTTACGATTGAGCCCTGGAGAGCGACTGCTTTCCCTGTGATTCGTGACCTCGTGGTGGACCGCACAGGTTTTGAAAAAATCATGCAGGCCGGTGGATATATTTCTGTCAGTACAGGAAATGCACCTGACGCGAACGGATTGCCAATCGAAAAAGCAAAAGCTGACGAAGCCTTTGACGCGGCAGCCTGTATCGGTTGCGGCGCATGCGTTGCGTCCTGTAAAAATGCTTCCGCGATGCTTTTCCTTTCCGCGAAAGTTTCACAATTTGCTTTGCTTCCGCAAGGTCAGCCGGAGCGTCGTGAACGAGTATTGAGAATGGTTGCCGCGCATGACGAAGCCGGATTTGGCAGCTGCACCAACACGGGAGCCTGTGAATCTGAATGTCCGAAAGGAATTTCGATTTCGCACATTGCACGTTTGAACAGGGAATATTTGTTTGCAAGTTTGACTAAAGAGTAA
- a CDS encoding fumarate reductase/succinate dehydrogenase flavoprotein subunit, whose product MNKLDSKIPEGPLETKWTKYKSTVRLVNPANKRRIEVLVIGSGLAGASAAAALAELGYTVKCFCFQDSPRRAHSIAAQGGINAAKNYANDGDSVYRLFYDTVKGGDYRAREANVYRLAEISNEIIDQCVAQGVPFAREYGGLLDNRSFGGVQVSRTFYARGQTGQQLLLGAYSALSRQIDKGGVKMYNRHEMVEMVMIDGKARGIIARDLVTGELERHFGHAVVLATGGYGNVFYLSTNAMGSNTTAIWKAYKKGAYFGNPCFTQIHPTCIPVSGEYQSKLTLMSESLRNDGRVWVPKAKGDKRKAEEIPDEERDYYLERRYPAFGNLVPRDVASRAAKQVCDEGRGVGPSGLAVFLDFRDSIKRLGRPVIEERYGNLFEMYEKITGDDPYHTPMRIYPAVHYTMGGLWVDYNLMTTIPGLYALGECNFSDHGANRLGASALMQGLADGYFVIPYTIGDYLADEIRTGSTPTSHPAFEEAEKAVKERIDKLMSVKGKQTVEDLHKKLGKIMWDYCGMGRNAEGLTKALGMVRELRKEFWSDVRIPGGPMEFNTELDKAGRVADFIELGELMILDALNRKESCGGHFREESQTEEGEAKRDDVNFSFVSAWEFKGEGQEPVMNKEDLKFEVVHPTQRSYK is encoded by the coding sequence ATGAACAAACTAGATTCTAAGATTCCAGAAGGTCCTCTTGAAACCAAGTGGACAAAGTACAAATCCACTGTACGCCTTGTAAATCCTGCCAATAAAAGACGGATTGAAGTTCTTGTTATCGGTTCCGGTTTGGCCGGGGCCTCCGCGGCTGCCGCTCTTGCCGAACTCGGATACACTGTAAAATGTTTCTGCTTCCAGGACAGTCCGCGCAGAGCGCACTCCATCGCCGCGCAGGGTGGAATCAATGCCGCGAAGAATTACGCGAACGACGGTGACAGTGTGTACCGTTTGTTTTATGATACAGTGAAAGGTGGCGACTATCGTGCACGAGAAGCGAATGTGTATCGTCTTGCCGAAATTTCTAACGAAATCATTGATCAATGCGTGGCCCAAGGTGTTCCTTTCGCGCGTGAATACGGTGGCTTGCTCGACAACCGTTCTTTCGGTGGTGTACAGGTTTCCCGTACTTTTTATGCTCGCGGACAAACAGGACAACAGTTGTTGCTTGGCGCTTACAGTGCATTGTCAAGACAAATTGACAAAGGCGGTGTTAAAATGTACAACCGTCATGAGATGGTGGAGATGGTGATGATCGACGGAAAAGCCCGTGGTATTATTGCCCGCGATCTGGTGACAGGAGAACTGGAGCGTCATTTCGGTCATGCTGTTGTTCTTGCAACCGGCGGTTATGGCAATGTATTTTATCTGAGTACAAACGCGATGGGCAGTAATACTACTGCTATCTGGAAAGCATATAAAAAAGGAGCCTATTTTGGCAATCCTTGTTTCACACAAATTCACCCGACCTGTATTCCGGTTTCCGGAGAATATCAGAGCAAGCTTACGCTGATGAGTGAAAGTTTGCGTAACGATGGTCGTGTGTGGGTTCCGAAAGCAAAAGGTGATAAACGTAAAGCGGAAGAAATTCCTGATGAAGAGCGGGATTATTATCTCGAGCGCCGTTATCCGGCATTCGGAAATCTTGTTCCTCGTGACGTGGCTTCACGCGCGGCGAAACAAGTTTGTGATGAAGGCCGTGGTGTGGGTCCGTCAGGACTTGCTGTATTCCTGGATTTCCGCGATTCGATCAAACGTCTTGGACGTCCGGTGATTGAAGAGCGTTACGGAAACCTTTTTGAGATGTATGAAAAAATTACCGGTGACGATCCGTATCATACTCCGATGCGTATTTATCCGGCAGTTCACTATACGATGGGTGGTCTTTGGGTAGATTACAACCTGATGACAACTATTCCGGGCTTGTATGCACTGGGTGAATGTAATTTCTCCGATCACGGAGCGAATCGTCTCGGAGCTTCCGCTTTGATGCAGGGACTTGCTGACGGTTATTTCGTGATTCCATATACCATTGGTGATTATCTCGCTGATGAAATCCGTACCGGCTCCACTCCTACTTCGCATCCTGCGTTTGAAGAAGCAGAGAAAGCGGTGAAAGAAAGAATCGACAAGCTGATGTCTGTGAAAGGCAAGCAAACAGTTGAGGATCTTCACAAAAAACTCGGCAAGATCATGTGGGATTATTGTGGTATGGGAAGAAATGCGGAAGGACTTACCAAAGCTTTGGGAATGGTTCGTGAATTGAGAAAAGAATTCTGGAGTGATGTTCGTATTCCTGGCGGTCCGATGGAATTCAATACCGAGCTCGACAAAGCCGGACGTGTGGCGGATTTCATTGAACTCGGCGAATTGATGATCCTTGATGCGCTCAATAGAAAAGAATCCTGCGGTGGTCACTTCCGTGAAGAATCACAAACCGAAGAAGGTGAAGCGAAACGCGATGATGTCAACTTCAGCTTTGTTTCTGCCTGGGAGTTTAAAGGAGAAGGACAGGAACCTGTAATGAACAAAGAAGATCTGAAATTTGAAGTTGTGCACCCAACGCAGAGATCCTATAAGTGA
- a CDS encoding succinate dehydrogenase cytochrome b subunit produces the protein MIAALKMFYTTVGRKLVMALTGLFLCVFLLEHLYGNLQLYKLDGGHAFNSYGEFLVRNIVIRAVEYVLFAGFIIHAIDALYLTLHNRKARPVRYAVSHQSGNSSWFSRNMGLTGSVILVFLVIHLKTFFVSHRFLGADTSMAHDVAAAFQSNWYAALYLFAMVLLGAHLNHGFQSAFQTLGWNNHKYMKPFKIVGTLFALLIMIGFGSFPIMFYFDLCGVATNILGQ, from the coding sequence ATGATTGCAGCTCTAAAAATGTTTTACACGACAGTTGGTCGTAAACTTGTAATGGCCCTCACCGGCTTGTTTCTGTGTGTGTTCCTGTTGGAACACCTCTACGGAAATTTACAATTGTACAAATTGGACGGTGGCCATGCTTTCAACAGTTACGGTGAATTCCTGGTACGGAACATTGTCATCAGGGCTGTGGAATACGTCCTGTTCGCTGGATTCATCATCCATGCCATTGACGCTCTTTACCTGACTCTCCACAACCGCAAAGCGCGTCCTGTACGCTATGCCGTTAGTCATCAGTCGGGCAATAGCAGCTGGTTTTCCCGCAACATGGGACTGACCGGATCTGTTATCCTTGTGTTCCTTGTCATTCACCTGAAGACTTTCTTTGTCTCTCACCGTTTTCTTGGGGCAGACACAAGTATGGCTCACGATGTAGCAGCGGCTTTTCAGTCGAACTGGTATGCCGCCCTTTACCTCTTCGCGATGGTATTGCTGGGAGCGCATTTGAACCACGGCTTTCAATCCGCGTTTCAGACGCTTGGCTGGAACAATCACAAATACATGAAACCGTTTAAGATTGTTGGAACCTTGTTTGCCTTACTCATCATGATTGGTTTTGGTTCCTTCCCGATCATGTTCTACTTCGATTTATGTGGTGTGGCTACTAATATTCTCGGACAATAA